Proteins from a single region of Fischerella sp. PCC 9605:
- a CDS encoding AlbA family DNA-binding domain-containing protein produces the protein MDTTTLRQLVWKPEESAKLDFKIELYKIHEPKPKTQSDIQEWAKAKEQQWAELIKDVIALANGNTGTAAQTGYLVVGADDKLKADGTPTLRDVGNAMPTRKEILQKINSYCQPQLPDIQCEEVVVDGVKLFVVSIPPSPYLHRLSKQLKTLKKEYSPYTVLIRRGDGEETYEASPEEQIAIEKEKQSIQLGTRIKDRKRLIITLFTTLTVGLIFFGIISNYINQTSDTIQVSSVKTIEDSKTEIREFGGGQGIISVYWEVFLSNLGDSDLSVINYKVIQVGKDFPANWYTDMDQGLYLFENGEAKRLELPINIPAGSTQRIFVRLGLMMTPEVSKLVKEKFVKSSKSDVTLKTIWRFLYTKGTDFYGNKVTTQVVDSAGRIISRFPSLEDVREQTFVVCFTTSRGESINKSLSWYKFGGVYDPSRYR, from the coding sequence ATGGATACCACCACCCTACGGCAACTTGTTTGGAAACCTGAAGAGAGTGCAAAGCTTGACTTCAAGATTGAACTGTACAAAATTCATGAGCCTAAACCTAAAACTCAGTCTGATATTCAGGAATGGGCGAAGGCGAAAGAGCAGCAATGGGCAGAGTTGATAAAAGATGTTATAGCACTTGCTAATGGTAATACTGGAACTGCTGCACAAACAGGATATCTTGTTGTAGGTGCTGATGATAAGTTGAAAGCTGACGGTACTCCAACTCTACGTGATGTTGGAAATGCAATGCCTACACGAAAGGAGATTCTTCAGAAAATAAATTCGTATTGCCAACCCCAGCTTCCTGATATTCAATGTGAAGAAGTTGTAGTAGATGGCGTAAAATTATTCGTTGTTTCTATTCCACCATCTCCTTATTTACATAGGCTCTCTAAACAATTGAAAACACTTAAAAAAGAATATTCTCCTTATACAGTTCTAATTCGTCGTGGAGATGGAGAAGAAACATACGAAGCCTCTCCCGAAGAGCAAATAGCCATTGAGAAAGAGAAACAATCAATCCAGTTAGGGACTCGTATCAAAGATAGAAAACGTTTAATAATTACTTTGTTTACTACTTTAACCGTAGGACTTATATTTTTTGGAATTATCTCAAATTATATAAATCAAACCTCCGATACTATCCAAGTTAGCTCAGTCAAAACAATTGAAGATAGTAAAACTGAGATTCGTGAGTTTGGTGGTGGGCAAGGGATTATCTCAGTCTATTGGGAAGTGTTTTTATCTAATCTGGGGGATAGTGACTTATCTGTAATCAATTACAAGGTTATTCAAGTAGGAAAAGATTTTCCAGCAAATTGGTATACAGACATGGATCAAGGCTTATATCTGTTTGAAAATGGAGAAGCTAAAAGATTGGAATTACCTATAAATATTCCTGCTGGAAGCACACAAAGAATTTTCGTGCGGCTCGGATTAATGATGACTCCAGAAGTATCTAAGTTAGTAAAAGAAAAATTTGTAAAATCGTCAAAATCTGATGTTACTCTTAAAACTATTTGGCGTTTTTTATATACAAAAGGAACTGATTTTTATGGCAATAAAGTAACGACACAAGTTGTAGACAGTGCGGGAAGAATCATATCAAGATTTCCTAGTTTGGAGGATGTACGTGAACAAACATTTGTCGTCTGTTTTACAACTTCACGTGGAGAATCCATAAATAAATCGTTATCTTGGTATAAGTTTGGTGGTGTTTATGATCCAAGTCGATACCGATAG